The following are from one region of the Trichoplusia ni isolate ovarian cell line Hi5 chromosome 1, tn1, whole genome shotgun sequence genome:
- the LOC113499412 gene encoding uncharacterized protein LOC113499412: MIYFLSTLKVQLLIWTLVYESSNSESIKGHLPDINVISHFLEQFLKPYIQSVKLNNGSPFRAKEETAIEKAIRKKIAGLKPYLHDEESEENNLRATINETDDNLALQGNDETTIIEFVPKQNMKRDIKKYKGKSVMKAVNDDKDSFRKNIKKYKQLRETIKHLLDKEGAGSKTKKVITRTLDDMLSQMVESQCTWKPPEKNTQNHVFRTQKSTHKSLDKLHKLSNQEWKNLRKQYLNFLKFRKHHEDSFINQFHDFFSDMMNDTWFLSSHYKVKCQLVKIGEDTGQKIVLRQDQSLDKNKCEGFKICSNELKEFLTNFYKYVNDTAVSTFRNYAAMYIRDVNVDFGLDKDIVVTVIENLSNTVEKKVSKLFKKELEKFTLDEEKRKNENIQHINNFISAIIDRAKKTLKKSLDGELGAMKTKLFVTVKDDLNVNLKVDMDNLQKLFVDRICTVFLLCNGKYASRRQQKPFSFGNKDTDNIYVKVQLTLDDELKDSIASSGSLVQAWDGKDMTHRLFNNFKIDVKKYDGLNITRTTISSNAITHGKIIK; encoded by the exons atgatatattttttatcgacgTTAAAAG TTCAGCTTTTAATATGGACCTTGGTATACGAATCATCGAATTCCGAAAGCATAAAAGGCCACCTACCGGACATAAACGTAATATCACATTTTCTAGAACAATTCCTAAAACCATACATACAATCCGTAAAACTTAACAATGGCTCCCCATTTCGGGCTAAAGAAGAAACAGCCATAGAAAAAGCAATCAGGAAGAAAATAGCCGGATTAAAACCTTACCTACATGATGAAGAGAGTGAAGAAAATAATCTTCGAGCTACAATAAATGAAACGGACGACAATCTAGCATTACAAGGAAATGACGAAACAACAATCATAGAATTTGTgccaaaacaaaacatgaaacgAGATATCAAGAAATACAAAGGGAAATCTGTAATGAAAGCTGTCAATGATGACAAGGATTCATTCAGaaagaacattaaaaagtacaaaCAGTTGAGGGAAACGATTAAACATTTACTAGACAAGGAGGGAGCTGGGAGTAAGACAAAGAAAGTGATAACGCGAACGCTGGATGACATGCTGTCACAGATGGTCGAAAGCCAATGCACGTGGAAACCCCCAGAGAAGAATACGCAGAACCACGTCTTCAGAACACAGAAGAGCACTCACAAGTCTCTGGACAAGCTGCACAAACTGTCGAACCAAGAGTGGAAGAACTTGAGAAAACAATATCTAAATTTCCTCAAGTTCAGAAAACATCACGAGGACTCCTTCATAAATCAATTCCACGATTTCTTCTCAGATATGATGAACGACACATGGTTCCTGTCTTCCCACTATAAGGTCAAATGTCAGCTAGTCAAAATAGGGGAGGACACAGGACAGAAAATTGTCCTCAGACAAGACCAATCTTTAGACAAAAACAAATGCGAAGGATTCAAAATTTGTTCCAATGAGCTGAAGGAATTCTTGACGAACTTCTATAAGTATGTCAACGACACGGCAGTGAGCACGTTCAGGAATTACGCAGCCATGTACATACGTGACGTCAACGTAGATTTCGGTCTAGACAAAGATATCGTAGTAACGGTCATCGAGAATCTAAGCAACACGGTAGAGAAgaaagtaagtaaattattcaaaaaggaACTCGAGAAATTTACTTTGGACGAAGAAAAGAGAAAGAATGAGAATATTCAGCATATCAACAACTTCATTTCTGCTATCATTGACCGTGCTAAAAAGACACTTAAAAAGAGTCTAGATGGTGAACTAGGAGCGATGAAAACTAAGCTCTTTGTCACTGTAAAAGACGACCTCAACGTCAATTTGAAGGTTGACATGGATAACCTACAGAAACTCTTCGTAGACAGAATATGCACGGTCTTTCTTCTTTGTAATGGCAAATACGCAAGTAGAAGACAACAAAAACCATTTTCGTTTGGCAACAAAGACACGGACAACATTTATGTGAAGGTTCAACTTACACTGGACGATGAACTGAAAGATTCGATAGCGTCGAGCGGGTCTTTGGTGCAAGCTTGGGACGGAAAAGACATGACCCACAGGTTATTCAACAACTTCAAAATAGACGTGAAGAAATACGATGGCTTAAACATAACCAGGACTACGATCTCGTCAAATGCGATTACTCatgggaaaataataaaatga